The following proteins are encoded in a genomic region of Streptomyces gobiensis:
- a CDS encoding bifunctional glycosyltransferase/CDP-glycerol:glycerophosphate glycerophosphotransferase: MPDISVIVIVYNDADRLPTAVRSVLGQTLRDVEVLIVDDCSTDGSYETAQRLADAHPDRVRAFRLPENSGSGGAPRNLGIAEARGRYVMFLDSDDELDRNACRNMIAAAERTGADFVSGLCVRVHLDGRNRKTVEWYPWLYGRSRTIDSVSELPDLLVWDTLSTNKCYRRDFLREHDLQFPVGILYEDLLFSAEAYAAARRIALIPHRVYYWSVVEKAAKKSVTNSRHEIDNFIDRMEIHRRIDALLAERGLDELKFHKDVKFLKHDLVLHLWDLPFRDAGYRQEFARIANSYLSGISAEAYGEVQPFQAICAYLLSKEDWDNLMPAVDTLTNRDKLSSPLVERDGRVYWCGEHLDDAEGLRTLDVTDMGYHTRSLGDLFLRNRLTSYGDDGRGTVRLAGSIVNPLGRIASGARIRGRLEFRARRRSLQTFHFPLTSLRCAGRTIDWDAEVDLARALRPLGVIDVVWDVRLILDVDGETTRTRLSVEAADLDKARALSVRPRLTRLVADRIEPDVSKRGHLTFVLRSEGQAAVRAQTLVGNALRSRAGVLAKTALRRARKAKGKLNSDVTKIRVYHEVFSKLPIRKGLVVFESHLGKQYSDSPRAIYEEMRRRGIEFEAVWSYAGKKPAQGFPEDATLVRRWGWEYLKALAQAEFWIDNQGFPLKLAKRPETTYIQTWHGTALKRMGFDEPRLRKWNRGQQEEFQRVLDRFDHFLVRSEHDARTLAKGFRLRDEVLLRTGYPRNDALVAAHRQETETGSRERGPLAAELGVPEDRTVLLYAPTFRAAASGKVRGFELPFDVEKFAERFGDRYVLLIRSHYLNNVVLPPSVRGKVINVSGQYDISPVLALADGLITDYSSVMFDYALLDRPMVFFTYDYEEYANESRGTYFDLRDQAPGPVVATEEELFSAVDDLKAADTEYGTARRQFAARYGEYDQGDAARTIVEKFFAPRRDK; this comes from the coding sequence GTGCCTGATATATCCGTGATCGTCATCGTGTACAACGATGCCGACCGTCTCCCAACGGCGGTCCGGTCGGTGCTCGGCCAGACGCTCCGCGATGTCGAGGTACTGATCGTCGATGACTGCAGCACGGACGGCTCGTACGAGACGGCCCAGCGGCTGGCCGATGCCCACCCGGACCGGGTGCGCGCCTTCCGGCTCCCCGAGAACAGCGGTAGTGGCGGGGCACCCCGCAACCTGGGGATCGCCGAGGCGCGTGGCCGCTATGTGATGTTCCTGGACAGCGACGACGAACTGGATCGCAACGCCTGCCGCAACATGATCGCGGCGGCTGAGCGGACCGGCGCCGATTTCGTCTCCGGGCTCTGCGTACGGGTCCACCTTGACGGCCGCAACCGCAAGACCGTCGAGTGGTACCCGTGGCTCTACGGCCGCAGCCGTACGATCGACTCTGTCTCCGAACTTCCCGACCTGCTGGTCTGGGACACCTTGTCGACCAACAAGTGCTACCGCCGGGACTTCCTGCGAGAGCACGACCTCCAGTTTCCCGTCGGCATCCTCTACGAGGACCTGCTTTTCTCCGCCGAGGCCTATGCGGCGGCCCGGCGCATCGCGCTGATCCCTCACCGGGTCTACTACTGGAGCGTGGTCGAGAAGGCCGCGAAGAAGTCGGTCACCAACAGCCGCCATGAGATCGACAACTTCATTGACCGTATGGAGATCCACCGGCGGATCGACGCGCTCCTGGCGGAACGAGGCCTGGACGAGCTGAAGTTCCACAAGGACGTCAAGTTTCTGAAGCACGATCTCGTGCTGCACCTGTGGGATCTGCCGTTCAGGGACGCCGGCTACCGTCAGGAGTTCGCCCGGATAGCCAACAGCTACCTCAGCGGCATTTCCGCCGAGGCGTACGGCGAGGTCCAGCCCTTCCAGGCCATCTGTGCCTACCTCCTCAGCAAGGAGGACTGGGACAACCTGATGCCGGCCGTGGACACCCTCACCAACCGTGACAAGCTCTCCTCCCCCCTCGTCGAGCGGGACGGTCGCGTCTACTGGTGCGGAGAACACCTGGACGACGCCGAGGGCTTGCGGACCCTTGATGTCACCGACATGGGCTACCACACCCGCTCACTGGGCGACCTGTTCCTCCGTAACCGTCTCACTTCCTACGGCGACGACGGGCGTGGCACGGTCCGGCTGGCCGGGAGCATCGTCAACCCGCTCGGCAGGATCGCGTCGGGCGCCCGTATCCGTGGCCGCCTGGAGTTCCGCGCTCGCCGCCGCAGCCTGCAGACCTTCCACTTCCCCCTGACATCGCTGCGGTGTGCCGGGCGCACCATTGACTGGGATGCTGAAGTCGACTTGGCCCGCGCGCTGCGCCCGCTGGGCGTGATCGACGTGGTGTGGGATGTGCGGCTGATTCTGGATGTGGACGGTGAGACCACCCGGACCCGTCTCTCGGTCGAGGCCGCCGACCTGGACAAGGCCCGGGCACTGAGCGTTCGGCCGCGGCTCACCCGCCTGGTTGCGGACCGGATAGAGCCCGATGTCTCCAAACGGGGCCATCTGACGTTCGTCCTGCGTTCCGAGGGGCAGGCTGCGGTACGCGCCCAGACGCTGGTCGGGAACGCACTGCGCAGCCGCGCCGGGGTGCTGGCCAAGACGGCGCTGCGCAGGGCCCGCAAGGCCAAGGGCAAGCTGAACTCGGACGTGACCAAGATCCGCGTGTACCACGAGGTGTTCAGCAAGCTGCCCATCCGTAAGGGCTTGGTGGTCTTCGAAAGCCATTTGGGCAAGCAGTACAGCGACAGTCCCCGGGCGATCTATGAGGAGATGCGCCGCAGGGGTATCGAGTTTGAGGCCGTGTGGTCGTACGCGGGGAAGAAGCCTGCCCAAGGCTTCCCGGAGGACGCCACGCTGGTGCGCCGCTGGGGCTGGGAGTACCTCAAGGCGCTGGCCCAGGCGGAGTTCTGGATCGACAACCAGGGCTTCCCGCTGAAGCTGGCCAAGCGGCCTGAGACCACCTACATCCAGACCTGGCACGGCACCGCGCTGAAGCGTATGGGCTTTGACGAGCCTCGGCTGCGCAAGTGGAACCGTGGTCAGCAGGAGGAGTTCCAGCGGGTCCTGGACCGCTTCGATCACTTCCTGGTGCGTTCCGAGCACGACGCGAGGACACTGGCGAAGGGTTTCCGGCTGCGTGACGAGGTGTTGCTGCGGACGGGATACCCGCGCAACGACGCGCTGGTCGCGGCGCATCGCCAGGAAACGGAGACCGGCTCCCGGGAGCGTGGTCCGCTCGCCGCTGAACTCGGTGTCCCGGAGGACCGCACGGTTCTGCTCTACGCGCCGACCTTCCGCGCGGCGGCCAGTGGCAAGGTCCGCGGTTTCGAACTTCCCTTTGATGTGGAGAAGTTCGCGGAACGCTTCGGTGACCGCTATGTCCTGTTGATTCGATCGCACTACCTCAACAACGTGGTGCTGCCGCCCTCGGTGCGGGGCAAGGTCATCAATGTCTCCGGTCAGTACGACATCAGTCCGGTGCTGGCCCTGGCGGATGGCCTGATCACGGACTACTCGTCGGTGATGTTCGACTACGCGCTTCTTGACCGCCCGATGGTGTTCTTCACCTACGACTACGAGGAGTACGCGAACGAGAGCCGCGGTACGTACTTCGACCTGCGCGACCAGGCACCGGGACCGGTGGTCGCCACCGAGGAGGAGCTCTTCTCCGCGGTCGATGACCTCAAGGCGGCCGACACCGAATACGGCACCGCCAGGCGCCAGTTCGCCGCACGGTACGGCGAGTACGACCAGGGTGACGCGGCCCGCACCATCGTCGAGAAGTTCTTCGCTCCCCGGAGGGACAAGTGA
- a CDS encoding NAD-glutamate dehydrogenase, which yields MQTKLDETKADLLVRAAQVAESSPTGSLPEQGLAADVGVYLQRYYLHTAPEDLADRDPVDILGAALSHYRLAQDRPQGTANVRVYTPTVEENGWTCTHTVVEIVTDDMPFLVDSVTNELTRQGRGIHIVIHPQVIVRRDVTGQLLEVLDAGRDPLSPAAATHRHDQLPPDAVTESWIHVEIDRETDPADLQQITADLRRILSDVREAVEDWKKMRGAALRIADELPRESTDEVTEPEIDEARELLRWLADDRFTFLGYREYELASVTTESGGKEDVLKPVPGTGLGILRSDPSHSTDDEGHPVSPSFNRLAAGARAKAREHKLLVLTKANSRATVHRSSYLDYVGVKKFDAEGNVIGERRFLGLFAAQAFVESVRQIPVIRRKVESVLAAAGFTPDSHDGRDLLQILETYPRDELFQIRVDELRSIATSVLYLQERRRLRLFLRQDEYGRYYSALVYLPRDRYTTPVRLRLVDILMEELGGTSVDFTAWNTESVLSRLHFVIRVKPGTELDQLTDADTERIEARLVEAARSWVDGFSEALLAECGEERAAELGHRYGSKAFPEGYKADFPPRAAVADLQHLEELDRRKGAKDFALSLYEPVGAAPNERRFKIYRTGEPVSLSAVLPILQAMGLEVIDERPYELRPSDGIRTWIYDFGLRLPDSQMQSLGEDARERFQETFAAVWNGQAENDGINALVLAAGLTWRQAMVLRAYAKYLWQAGAKFGQGTMEETLQKNIHTTRLLVSLFEARLAPERQRAGRELIDGLLEELEGALDQVANLDEDRMLRSFLTVIKATLRTNHFQRDRDTGEPHSYVSMKLDPQAIPDLPAPRPEYEIWVYSPRVEGVHLRFGKVARGGLRWSDRREDFRTEILGLVKAQEVKNAVIVPVGAKGGFVGKRLPAPAKDRDAWLAEGISCYRTFISGMLDITDNLVGGEVVPPADVVRHDEDDTYLVVAADKGTATFSDIANEVAVSYGFWLGDAFASGGSEGYDHKRMGITARGAWESVKRHFRELGHNTQTQDFTVVGIGDMSGDVFGNGMLLSEHIRLVAAFDHRHIFLDPEPDAAVSFAERRRLFELPRSSWADYNTKLLSKGGGVYPRTAKSIPVTPQVRAALGIRAGVNKLTPADLMQAVLKAPVDLLWNGGIGTYVKSSAESHHDVGDKANDAIRVDGRDLRLKVIGEGGNLGLTQLGRIEFALNGGRINTDAIDNSAGVDTSDHEVNIKILLNAVVANGDMTIKQRNTLLAEMTDEVGAIVLRNNYAQNVVLANALATAPGLLHAHQRFMRRLARAGRLDRQLEFLPSDRQIRERLAGGRGLTQPELAVLLAYAKITVTEELVKSDLPDDPYLRRLAHDYFPRALRERFPTEIDNHALRRQIVMTLLVNDTVNTGGSTFLHRLREETGASTEEIVRAHAASRAIFGLGAIWDAVEALDNLVSADTQTRIRLHSRRLVERGTRWLLGNRPQPLRLAETIAFFQEGVEMVWAELPGLIKGEDLAWYQQIYGELESAGVPVELARRVAGFSSVLPALDVVAVADRTGRKLMDVAEVYYDLADRLGITQLQDRVSDLPRADRWQSMARAAIREDLYAAHQLLTADVLAAGDAAGSAEDRFKAWEEKNAAVLHRARLTLDEIQSSDTFDLANLSVAMRTMRTLLRSNR from the coding sequence ATGCAGACCAAGCTGGACGAGACAAAGGCCGATCTGCTCGTACGAGCCGCCCAGGTCGCTGAGAGCAGCCCGACCGGGAGTCTCCCGGAACAGGGCCTCGCCGCCGACGTGGGTGTATACCTCCAGCGCTACTACCTGCACACGGCCCCTGAGGACCTCGCCGACCGGGACCCGGTCGATATCCTCGGTGCCGCTCTCTCCCACTACCGGCTCGCTCAGGACCGCCCGCAGGGCACGGCGAATGTCCGGGTGTACACGCCCACCGTCGAGGAGAACGGCTGGACTTGTACTCATACGGTCGTCGAGATCGTCACCGACGATATGCCCTTCCTGGTGGACTCCGTCACCAATGAGCTGACCCGTCAGGGCCGCGGCATCCATATCGTCATCCACCCGCAGGTGATCGTCCGCCGTGATGTCACCGGCCAGCTGCTGGAGGTGCTGGACGCGGGCCGTGATCCGCTCTCCCCGGCGGCGGCCACTCACCGGCATGACCAGCTGCCACCGGACGCGGTCACCGAGTCATGGATCCATGTCGAGATCGACCGTGAGACGGATCCCGCGGACCTTCAGCAGATCACCGCTGATCTGCGTCGCATCCTGTCCGATGTCCGGGAGGCCGTCGAGGACTGGAAGAAGATGCGCGGCGCCGCGCTCAGGATCGCCGATGAGCTGCCCCGTGAGTCCACCGACGAGGTGACCGAGCCGGAGATCGACGAGGCCCGTGAGCTGCTGCGCTGGCTTGCTGATGACCGCTTCACCTTCCTCGGGTACCGCGAGTATGAGCTGGCCTCGGTCACCACGGAGTCCGGCGGCAAGGAGGACGTGCTCAAGCCCGTCCCCGGCACCGGGCTGGGCATCCTGCGCTCCGACCCCAGTCACAGCACCGATGACGAGGGCCACCCCGTCTCGCCCTCCTTCAACCGGCTCGCCGCCGGTGCCCGGGCCAAGGCCCGGGAGCACAAGCTGCTGGTGCTCACCAAGGCCAACAGCCGCGCCACCGTGCACCGCTCCTCATATCTCGACTATGTCGGGGTGAAGAAATTCGATGCCGAGGGCAATGTCATCGGCGAGCGTCGCTTCCTCGGTCTCTTCGCCGCTCAGGCCTTCGTCGAATCGGTGCGGCAGATCCCCGTCATCCGCCGCAAGGTCGAGTCCGTGCTGGCGGCTGCGGGCTTCACGCCCGACAGCCACGACGGCCGCGATCTGCTGCAGATCCTGGAGACCTACCCGCGCGATGAGCTTTTCCAGATCCGGGTCGATGAGCTGCGCTCCATCGCCACGTCCGTGCTCTACCTCCAAGAGCGCCGCAGGCTGCGGCTGTTCCTGCGGCAGGATGAGTACGGGCGCTACTACTCGGCCCTCGTCTACCTGCCACGCGACCGCTACACCACCCCGGTGCGGCTGCGCCTAGTCGACATCCTTATGGAGGAACTGGGCGGCACCAGCGTCGACTTCACCGCCTGGAACACCGAATCCGTCCTCTCCCGGCTGCACTTCGTGATCCGGGTCAAGCCCGGCACCGAGCTTGATCAGCTCACCGATGCCGACACCGAGCGGATCGAGGCGCGGCTGGTGGAGGCCGCCCGCTCCTGGGTGGACGGCTTCAGTGAGGCGCTCCTCGCCGAGTGCGGTGAGGAGCGCGCCGCCGAGCTGGGCCACCGCTACGGCAGCAAGGCCTTCCCCGAGGGATACAAGGCCGACTTCCCGCCGCGTGCCGCCGTCGCCGACCTCCAGCACCTTGAGGAGCTCGACCGGCGCAAGGGCGCCAAGGACTTCGCGCTGAGCCTGTATGAACCGGTCGGCGCCGCCCCCAATGAGCGGCGCTTCAAGATCTACCGCACCGGTGAGCCAGTCTCGCTCTCCGCCGTGCTGCCGATCCTCCAGGCCATGGGCCTGGAGGTCATCGACGAGCGGCCGTACGAGCTGCGCCCCTCGGACGGCATCAGGACGTGGATCTACGACTTCGGGCTGCGTCTCCCGGATTCTCAGATGCAGAGCCTGGGCGAGGATGCACGGGAGCGCTTCCAGGAGACCTTCGCCGCCGTCTGGAACGGCCAGGCCGAGAACGACGGCATCAACGCCCTGGTGCTCGCCGCCGGGCTGACCTGGCGGCAGGCCATGGTGCTGCGCGCCTACGCCAAGTATCTGTGGCAGGCCGGGGCGAAGTTCGGCCAGGGGACGATGGAGGAGACCCTCCAAAAGAACATCCACACCACCCGGCTGCTGGTCAGCCTCTTTGAGGCCCGTCTCGCCCCGGAGCGGCAGCGGGCGGGCCGTGAGCTGATCGACGGTCTGCTGGAGGAGCTGGAGGGCGCCCTGGACCAGGTGGCCAACCTGGACGAGGACCGGATGCTGCGATCCTTCCTCACCGTTATCAAGGCCACGCTGCGCACCAACCACTTCCAGCGGGACCGGGATACCGGTGAGCCGCACAGCTATGTGTCGATGAAGCTCGACCCGCAGGCCATCCCGGATCTGCCCGCACCCCGCCCCGAGTACGAGATCTGGGTGTATTCGCCACGCGTCGAGGGTGTGCATCTGCGCTTCGGCAAGGTCGCCCGTGGCGGCCTGCGCTGGTCGGACCGGCGTGAGGACTTCCGTACCGAGATCCTTGGACTGGTCAAGGCGCAGGAGGTCAAGAACGCGGTGATCGTGCCGGTCGGTGCCAAGGGCGGCTTCGTCGGCAAGCGGCTGCCCGCCCCGGCCAAGGACCGGGACGCCTGGCTGGCCGAGGGCATCTCCTGCTACCGCACCTTTATCTCCGGGATGCTCGACATCACCGACAACCTGGTGGGCGGCGAGGTGGTACCGCCCGCGGATGTCGTCCGGCATGACGAGGACGATACGTATCTGGTGGTCGCCGCCGACAAGGGCACCGCGACCTTCTCCGACATCGCCAACGAGGTCGCTGTCTCCTATGGCTTCTGGCTCGGTGACGCCTTTGCCTCCGGTGGCTCGGAAGGCTACGACCACAAGCGCATGGGCATCACCGCCCGTGGCGCCTGGGAATCGGTCAAGCGGCACTTCAGGGAGCTGGGCCACAACACCCAGACCCAGGACTTCACGGTGGTCGGCATCGGCGATATGTCCGGGGACGTCTTCGGGAACGGCATGTTGCTCAGCGAGCACATCCGGCTGGTCGCCGCCTTTGACCACCGGCACATCTTCCTCGACCCCGAACCGGACGCGGCCGTCTCGTTCGCCGAACGCCGTCGGCTCTTTGAGCTGCCGCGCTCCTCGTGGGCCGACTACAACACCAAGCTGCTCTCCAAGGGCGGCGGGGTGTACCCGCGTACGGCCAAGTCGATCCCGGTCACCCCACAGGTGCGGGCGGCGCTGGGCATCCGCGCCGGAGTCAACAAGCTGACCCCGGCCGATCTGATGCAGGCCGTCCTCAAGGCGCCGGTCGATCTGCTGTGGAACGGCGGCATCGGCACCTATGTGAAGTCCTCCGCCGAGTCGCACCACGACGTCGGCGACAAGGCGAACGACGCGATCCGGGTGGACGGCCGGGATCTGCGGCTCAAGGTCATCGGTGAGGGCGGCAATCTGGGGCTGACCCAGCTGGGCCGGATCGAATTCGCGCTGAACGGCGGCAGGATCAACACCGACGCCATCGACAACAGCGCCGGTGTGGACACCTCCGACCACGAGGTGAACATCAAGATCCTGCTCAACGCGGTCGTCGCCAATGGCGATATGACGATTAAGCAACGCAACACGCTGCTCGCCGAGATGACCGATGAGGTCGGCGCGATCGTGCTGCGTAACAACTACGCGCAGAACGTCGTACTGGCCAACGCCCTGGCGACCGCGCCGGGTCTGCTCCATGCCCACCAGCGGTTCATGCGCCGACTCGCCCGCGCGGGGCGGCTCGACCGTCAGCTGGAGTTCCTGCCCTCCGACCGGCAGATCCGGGAGCGGCTGGCCGGCGGCCGGGGGCTGACCCAGCCCGAGCTGGCGGTGCTGCTGGCCTACGCCAAGATCACGGTCACCGAGGAGCTGGTCAAGTCCGATCTGCCGGACGATCCGTATCTGCGGCGGTTGGCGCATGACTACTTCCCCCGCGCACTGCGGGAGCGGTTCCCCACGGAGATCGACAACCACGCGCTGCGCCGTCAGATCGTGATGACCCTCCTGGTCAACGACACGGTCAATACGGGCGGTTCAACCTTCCTGCACCGGCTCCGGGAGGAGACCGGGGCATCCACCGAGGAAATCGTCCGGGCGCATGCCGCGTCCCGTGCGATCTTCGGGCTGGGCGCGATCTGGGACGCGGTCGAGGCGCTGGACAATCTGGTCTCCGCCGACACCCAGACCCGCATCCGGCTGCACTCCCGGCGCCTGGTCGAGCGGGGCACCCGCTGGCTGCTGGGCAACCGGCCGCAGCCGCTGCGGCTCGCCGAGACCATCGCCTTCTTCCAGGAGGGCGTGGAGATGGTCTGGGCTGAGCTTCCGGGGCTCATCAAGGGCGAGGACCTGGCCTGGTACCAGCAGATTTACGGCGAACTGGAGTCCGCGGGAGTCCCGGTTGAGCTGGCGCGGCGGGTGGCGGGCTTTTCCTCGGTCCTGCCGGCGCTGGACGTCGTCGCGGTCGCGGACCGCACCGGCCGGAAGCTGATGGATGTTGCCGAGGTCTACTACGACCTGGCCGACCGCCTCGGCATCACCCAGCTTCAGGACCGGGTCAGCGATCTGCCGCGCGCCGACCGCTGGCAGTCCATGGCGCGCGCCGCGATCCGTGAGGACCTTTACGCCGCGCACCAGTTGCTGACGGCTGATGTGCTCGCGGCGGGGGATGCGGCGGGTAGCGCGGAGGATCGGTTCAAGGCGTGGGAGGAGAAGAACGCCGCGGTCCTGCATCGGGCCCGTTTGACCCTGGATGAGATCCAGTCCTCCGACACGTTCGATCTGGCGAATCTCTCGGTGGCGATGCGGACGATGCGTACGCTGCTGCGCAGCAACCGCTGA
- a CDS encoding HAD family hydrolase, with translation MALRTRTTHIVWDWNGTLLHDIDAVIAATNAAFGEIGLPPITLERYRELYCVPVPRFYERLMGRMPSEEEFAAMDKIFHRHYFARVDSVALTDGAAELLAARQAAGLTQSLCSLAPHDHLVKLVRRHGIDRHFTRMDGNVARVNGSGKAAQMARHLASLDGVTAARTVVIGDAVDDAHAAAHVGAQAVLYSGGSHSRASLAEAGVLVVDTLADAVEAAERIAAA, from the coding sequence ATGGCTTTGCGGACTCGGACGACCCACATCGTGTGGGACTGGAACGGCACGCTGCTGCACGACATCGACGCGGTGATCGCCGCGACGAACGCCGCGTTCGGTGAGATCGGGCTGCCGCCGATCACCCTGGAGCGCTACCGCGAGCTGTACTGCGTGCCGGTGCCCCGGTTCTATGAGCGGCTGATGGGGCGGATGCCGAGCGAGGAGGAGTTCGCCGCGATGGACAAGATCTTCCACCGGCACTACTTCGCGCGGGTCGACAGCGTGGCGCTCACCGATGGTGCGGCGGAGCTGCTCGCCGCCCGGCAGGCCGCCGGGCTGACCCAGTCGCTGTGCTCGCTGGCTCCGCACGACCATCTGGTGAAGCTGGTCCGCCGCCATGGCATCGACCGGCACTTCACCCGGATGGACGGCAATGTGGCCCGGGTCAACGGCAGCGGCAAGGCGGCGCAGATGGCCCGGCATCTGGCCTCGCTGGACGGGGTGACGGCGGCCCGTACGGTCGTCATAGGCGACGCGGTGGATGATGCGCACGCCGCGGCGCATGTGGGTGCGCAGGCGGTGCTGTACTCCGGTGGGTCGCACAGCCGGGCGAGCCTCGCGGAGGCGGGTGTGCTGGTCGTGGACACGCTTGCTGACGCGGTCGAAGCGGCCGAGCGGATTGCCGCCGCCTAG
- a CDS encoding DUF6912 family protein: protein MRVYVPLTLPGLAAAHRQGELGPGPLTAYAVTPGLREWYVSDDVEELEYAALGRAAGASLRLLATDPGAARRRVVVAVDVPDRAAVADPDRSLDPDALGEVRIAEAVPLSKAAAVHVDAPDAVPDITAAADALGAADLGDDDARFIVDGAEDHELLWYATQEIGNLL, encoded by the coding sequence ATGCGCGTCTATGTACCCCTGACCCTTCCCGGACTAGCGGCGGCGCACCGGCAGGGAGAGCTCGGCCCCGGCCCGCTGACCGCCTACGCGGTCACCCCCGGGCTGCGTGAGTGGTACGTCTCCGATGACGTCGAGGAGCTGGAGTACGCCGCCCTGGGCCGGGCCGCCGGGGCGTCGCTGCGGCTGCTGGCCACCGACCCCGGGGCCGCCCGGCGCCGCGTCGTGGTGGCCGTGGACGTCCCCGACCGCGCGGCCGTGGCCGACCCGGACCGCAGCCTGGACCCCGACGCGCTCGGCGAGGTACGGATCGCCGAGGCGGTGCCGCTGAGCAAGGCCGCCGCGGTGCATGTGGACGCCCCGGACGCGGTGCCGGACATCACGGCCGCCGCGGACGCGCTCGGCGCGGCCGACCTGGGCGACGATGACGCCCGCTTCATCGTGGACGGGGCAGAGGACCACGAGTTGCTGTGGTATGCGACGCAGGAGATCGGGAACCTGCTCTGA
- a CDS encoding Rv3235 family protein has translation MTTAKGPTRPPGRHDSRRPSRSAVLAAQRGRQRGQPHHWFAQRLLLVLSGQRPVHILLGHTSGPAYDQLTRLAPLAPLRADPAVRPSPTPVLGHVGYCAPQPGTVEVYACIRAGERTRALAFRLEHGPDRRWRCAAVELDVKPDSLP, from the coding sequence ATGACCACAGCCAAGGGACCCACCCGCCCACCCGGGCGCCATGACTCCCGCCGCCCCTCCCGCTCCGCCGTCCTCGCCGCCCAGCGCGGCAGACAGCGTGGGCAGCCGCACCACTGGTTCGCCCAGCGCCTGCTGCTCGTACTCAGCGGGCAGCGCCCCGTCCATATCCTGCTGGGCCACACCAGCGGCCCCGCCTATGACCAGCTGACGCGGCTCGCCCCGCTGGCCCCGCTCCGCGCGGATCCCGCCGTCCGGCCCTCCCCCACGCCCGTACTCGGGCACGTCGGCTACTGTGCCCCGCAGCCCGGGACCGTCGAGGTGTACGCCTGTATCCGCGCCGGAGAACGGACCCGGGCACTGGCCTTCCGTCTGGAACACGGCCCGGACCGCCGCTGGCGCTGCGCCGCAGTGGAGCTGGACGTCAAGCCCGACTCCCTCCCCTGA